From Humibacter ginsenosidimutans, a single genomic window includes:
- a CDS encoding serine/threonine protein kinase: MRPTAGLTFGGRYELQSRIAVGGMGEVWQATDLVIGRQVAIKILKDEYLGDPTFLERFRSEARHAALVNHEGIANVFDYGEEDGSAFLVMELVPGEALSTILEREGSLSTDKVLDIVAQTAAALHAAHAAGLVHRDIKPGNLLITPDGRVKITDFGIARIADQVPLTATGQVMGTVQYLSPEQASGHPASPTTDIYSLGIVAYECLAGRRPFTGESQVAIAMAQINEQPPPLPVTISEPVRNLVYACIAKNPAERPSSAAHLARAATALRRGDVQAAAAAVPAVLGADADTTGFNTLLMPAGAAGATQATTVLSAADATETEEGEDEQKEKKKRSPWTWPLIALIALLAIILIATLIALLTQSHGSPEPTDTHKTHVSTPSEKTTTPVSTPTATSAVINESDLTGKSYDDAAATLKNEGFTNVSRNVGAAATSSAQVNTVYDVNPTGTVDFNTTITLTVYGSVTPPSAPTDKVSLVGGTATVGQPATFQFGAAQCPAGQKLTGRQLYVDDKPQGPVTTMQTQYTFADTSSHSVTYTIFCGESIQSSPSPALSVTPVDGNSTPAP, encoded by the coding sequence ATGAGACCCACGGCAGGGCTCACGTTCGGCGGACGTTACGAACTCCAGTCGCGGATCGCCGTCGGCGGAATGGGCGAGGTGTGGCAGGCCACCGATCTCGTCATCGGTCGCCAGGTCGCCATCAAGATCCTCAAAGACGAATACCTCGGTGACCCCACCTTCCTCGAGCGCTTCCGCTCCGAGGCGCGTCACGCGGCCCTGGTCAACCACGAGGGCATCGCCAACGTGTTCGACTACGGCGAAGAAGACGGCAGCGCCTTCCTGGTGATGGAACTGGTCCCCGGCGAGGCCTTGTCGACCATCCTCGAGCGCGAGGGATCGCTCTCCACCGACAAGGTGCTCGACATCGTGGCGCAGACCGCCGCCGCGCTGCACGCCGCCCACGCCGCCGGACTCGTGCACCGCGACATCAAGCCGGGCAACCTGCTCATCACGCCCGACGGGCGGGTGAAGATCACCGACTTCGGCATCGCCCGCATCGCCGACCAGGTACCGCTGACGGCCACGGGTCAGGTCATGGGCACCGTGCAGTACCTGTCGCCGGAGCAGGCATCCGGCCACCCCGCCTCGCCGACGACCGACATCTACTCGCTCGGCATCGTGGCCTATGAATGCCTCGCTGGACGTCGCCCGTTCACCGGCGAGTCCCAGGTGGCCATCGCCATGGCCCAGATCAACGAGCAGCCCCCGCCGCTGCCCGTCACGATCAGCGAGCCGGTGCGCAACCTCGTCTACGCGTGCATCGCGAAGAACCCGGCGGAACGTCCCTCGTCGGCGGCGCACCTCGCCCGTGCGGCCACCGCGCTGCGTCGCGGAGACGTGCAGGCTGCGGCGGCGGCCGTTCCGGCCGTGCTGGGGGCGGATGCCGACACCACGGGCTTCAACACGCTCCTGATGCCCGCCGGTGCGGCAGGCGCCACGCAGGCGACGACCGTGCTCTCCGCCGCGGACGCCACGGAGACCGAAGAAGGCGAAGACGAGCAGAAGGAGAAGAAGAAGCGCAGCCCGTGGACCTGGCCGCTGATCGCTCTCATCGCGCTGCTCGCGATCATCCTCATCGCCACGCTCATCGCCCTTCTCACACAGAGTCACGGTTCACCGGAGCCCACCGACACGCACAAGACGCACGTGTCGACTCCATCGGAGAAAACGACGACACCGGTGAGCACACCCACGGCGACGAGCGCAGTGATCAACGAGTCCGATCTGACCGGCAAGTCGTACGACGATGCCGCGGCCACGCTCAAGAACGAGGGCTTCACCAACGTGTCGCGCAACGTCGGCGCCGCCGCGACGTCGAGCGCACAGGTGAACACCGTCTACGACGTGAACCCCACGGGCACGGTCGATTTCAACACGACGATCACGCTCACCGTCTACGGCAGCGTCACGCCGCCGTCCGCTCCGACCGACAAGGTCAGCCTGGTGGGCGGCACCGCAACGGTCGGCCAACCTGCAACCTTCCAGTTCGGCGCTGCTCAGTGCCCCGCCGGCCAGAAGCTCACCGGCCGCCAGCTGTATGTCGACGACAAGCCGCAGGGTCCGGTCACCACGATGCAGACGCAGTACACGTTCGCCGACACGTCGAGCCACAGCGTCACGTACACGATCTTCTGCGGGGAGTCGATCCAGTCCAGCCCGTCACCGGCGCTGTCCGTCACACCGGTCGACGGCAACTCGACACCGGCACCGTGA
- a CDS encoding peptidoglycan D,D-transpeptidase FtsI family protein: MNREIKRVSIVVLCMFLALFVSTSIIQVGVSDSLNADGRNTRTLDDSYQVQRGSILVAGKPVAESVPSTDAYNYQREYPQGLLYSAVTGFFPVSGAPTGIEGAMNGELSGTSSDDFFTQLQNLMTGKHPQGNSVELTIDPVAQQAAYDALGSQQGAVVVIEPKTGRILAMVSKPDFDPNTLAVHDVSKVDAAYQKLLDASGSPLINKSINELNPPGSTMKPVVTSAAFESGDFTKDSTFPNPASLTLPGTDTTIHNASFTSCGSGKTASIETAQVLSCNIPMAELGMKLGSSAIKQQAEAYGFNHQFSIPMRVSPSVYPGYTDLAPLAMSAFGQADDKATPLQMAMVSAGIANGGVVMQPTLVQSVLTPDLQVRESFQAKEFGRAISKKTADTETQLMTEGVDSGVASNARIDGVEVAGKTGTAQHGADDPYTLWFTGFAPANNPQYAIAVMVDNGGGLGQDGDGNSVAAPIAKKVLEAVLGK; the protein is encoded by the coding sequence ATGAACCGAGAGATCAAACGCGTCAGCATCGTCGTGCTGTGCATGTTCCTCGCCCTGTTCGTGTCGACGTCGATCATCCAGGTCGGGGTGTCCGACTCGCTCAACGCCGACGGGCGCAACACGCGAACCCTCGACGACAGTTACCAGGTGCAGCGAGGCTCGATCCTCGTGGCGGGCAAACCCGTCGCCGAGTCCGTCCCGAGCACGGATGCCTACAACTACCAGCGCGAATACCCGCAGGGCCTGCTCTACTCGGCGGTCACCGGATTCTTCCCCGTGAGCGGTGCCCCGACCGGCATCGAAGGAGCGATGAACGGCGAGCTGAGCGGCACGTCGAGCGACGACTTCTTCACGCAGCTGCAGAATCTGATGACCGGCAAGCATCCTCAGGGCAACTCCGTCGAGCTCACGATCGACCCTGTCGCGCAGCAGGCCGCATACGACGCCCTGGGATCGCAGCAAGGCGCTGTCGTGGTGATCGAGCCGAAGACCGGGCGCATCCTCGCCATGGTCTCGAAGCCCGACTTCGACCCGAACACGCTCGCCGTGCATGACGTGTCGAAGGTGGATGCCGCCTACCAGAAGCTCCTCGACGCCTCAGGCAGCCCGCTCATCAACAAGTCGATCAACGAGCTCAACCCGCCTGGATCGACCATGAAGCCGGTTGTCACGTCGGCCGCGTTCGAGAGCGGTGACTTCACCAAGGACAGCACGTTCCCGAACCCGGCATCCCTCACCCTGCCCGGAACGGACACGACCATCCACAACGCCAGCTTCACGTCGTGCGGGTCGGGCAAGACCGCCTCCATCGAGACCGCGCAGGTGCTGTCCTGCAACATTCCGATGGCGGAGCTCGGCATGAAGCTCGGGTCCTCCGCCATCAAGCAGCAGGCCGAGGCATACGGCTTCAATCACCAGTTCTCGATTCCGATGCGGGTCTCGCCCAGCGTCTATCCCGGCTACACCGACCTTGCCCCGCTCGCCATGAGCGCCTTCGGTCAGGCCGACGACAAGGCGACCCCGCTCCAGATGGCGATGGTCTCGGCCGGGATCGCGAACGGCGGCGTGGTCATGCAGCCCACGCTCGTGCAGTCGGTGCTGACCCCCGATCTGCAGGTGCGGGAGTCGTTCCAGGCCAAGGAGTTCGGACGCGCGATCAGCAAGAAGACGGCCGACACGGAGACCCAACTGATGACCGAGGGCGTCGATTCCGGGGTCGCGAGCAATGCAAGAATAGACGGGGTCGAAGTGGCTGGAAAGACCGGAACCGCGCAACATGGTGCCGATGACCCGTACACCCTGTGGTTCACGGGTTTCGCGCCGGCGAACAACCCGCAATATGCCATAGCGGTCATGGTCGACAACGGCGGCGGACTAGGTCAGGACGGTGACGGAAACTCCGTCGCAGCCCCGATCGCGAAGAAGGTACTAGAGGCGGTGCTTGGTAAATGA
- a CDS encoding FtsW/RodA/SpoVE family cell cycle protein — protein MTAPVSPATDAVRTGAPTAPVRRIRLPKKLRNLELGLLVFACAINASAVVLVELGALGKLDFTLVLLLAALSALVFTMHIVLRFTAQDADPFVLPIATVLNGIGIAEIYRIDLARGDTGWESAAVRQIVWTSIAVICAIAVIMFIRNHRVLQRYTYLFGLGALILLLLPMLPVIGKEVYGARVWIGIGPFSFQPGEIAKIFLAIFFAGYLVQARDSLSMVGKKVLGIRFPRLRDLGPIMVFWLISMAVIVFQRDLGTGLLYFGLFLVMIYVATARIGWVIIGLVLFVGGALVASSVLSYVNDRFQNWLDPFSDHVYNATGGSYQLVQGLFGLAHGGLLGTGLGQGDPTVTPLAESDYIIASLGEELGLIGIFAILCLYLLFVSRGFRVGFASQDDFGKLLSVGLAFAVALQVFIVIGGITRVIPLTGLTTPFLAAGGSSLVANWIIAALLLRLSDTVRNQPKLVV, from the coding sequence ATGACAGCGCCGGTTAGCCCCGCGACGGATGCCGTGCGCACCGGGGCGCCCACCGCTCCCGTGCGTCGCATCCGCCTGCCCAAGAAGCTGCGCAACCTGGAGCTCGGCCTCCTGGTGTTCGCCTGCGCCATCAACGCGAGCGCCGTCGTGCTCGTGGAACTCGGTGCCCTCGGCAAGCTCGACTTCACGCTCGTGCTGCTGCTGGCCGCTCTGTCGGCGCTCGTCTTCACGATGCACATCGTGCTGCGCTTCACGGCTCAGGATGCCGACCCGTTCGTGCTGCCCATCGCCACCGTTCTCAACGGCATCGGCATCGCCGAGATCTACCGCATCGACCTCGCACGGGGAGACACCGGCTGGGAGTCGGCTGCGGTTCGGCAGATCGTGTGGACCTCGATCGCCGTCATCTGCGCCATCGCGGTCATCATGTTCATCCGCAATCACCGTGTGCTGCAGCGCTACACCTATCTCTTCGGGCTCGGCGCCCTGATCCTGCTGCTCCTGCCGATGCTGCCGGTGATCGGCAAGGAGGTCTACGGCGCCCGCGTGTGGATCGGCATCGGCCCGTTCAGCTTCCAACCCGGCGAGATCGCGAAGATCTTCCTCGCGATCTTCTTCGCCGGCTACCTCGTGCAAGCCAGGGACTCGCTGTCGATGGTCGGCAAGAAGGTATTGGGCATCCGCTTCCCTCGGCTGCGCGACCTCGGCCCGATCATGGTGTTCTGGCTCATCTCGATGGCGGTGATCGTCTTCCAGCGCGACCTGGGAACCGGCCTCCTCTACTTCGGCCTCTTCCTCGTGATGATCTACGTCGCGACCGCTCGCATCGGCTGGGTCATCATCGGTCTCGTGCTGTTCGTCGGCGGCGCGCTCGTCGCCAGCAGCGTGCTCAGCTACGTGAACGACCGGTTCCAGAACTGGCTCGACCCGTTCAGCGATCACGTCTACAACGCGACCGGCGGAAGCTACCAACTCGTGCAGGGCCTCTTCGGTCTCGCCCACGGCGGCCTGCTCGGCACCGGCCTCGGGCAGGGCGACCCCACGGTGACACCGCTGGCAGAGAGCGACTACATCATCGCGAGCCTCGGCGAAGAGCTGGGCCTCATCGGCATCTTCGCCATCCTCTGCCTCTACCTCCTCTTCGTCTCGCGCGGGTTCCGGGTGGGCTTCGCCAGTCAGGATGACTTCGGCAAACTCCTCAGCGTCGGCCTCGCGTTCGCCGTCGCGCTGCAGGTCTTCATCGTGATCGGCGGCATCACCCGGGTCATCCCGCTCACGGGTCTGACGACACCGTTCCTCGCCGCGGGCGGATCGTCCCTGGTGGCCAACTGGATCATCGCGGCACTGCTGCTGCGGCTCTCCGACACCGTGCGCAACCAACCGAAGCTGGTGGTGTAG
- a CDS encoding PP2C family protein-serine/threonine phosphatase has protein sequence MVNSIAAVAVSHVGRVRSNNQDSGYAGSSLFLVADGMGGHAGGDVASAIATTRIKEIDHDYPTAEDAQIALQSALLAANGLLAETVFEHPELTGMGTTVSALMRVDDKMAIAHIGDSRIYLLRDGALQQVTTDHTFVQRLVDTGRITEEEALTHPRRSVLMRVLGDVDSSPEIDTWTVDLMPGDRWLICSDGLSGVVRPDAIASILENVQSPAAAADRLVRATLDGGAPDNVTVVIVDVDRDTQGVSEPVTVGSAAAPVVFSQEPATHTRALRLPALRLHTPKPATGPTHFEPQTDDYFDELIEEDQRRARRRKLTWLLSAILLVVAIVLAAILGYEWTQSRYYVGESNGKVAIFQGVQQTLGPISLSSVHEKTDIPVESLSAYEQQQVEDTINAASLDDAKRIVNQLADDSAG, from the coding sequence ATGGTGAACTCCATCGCGGCCGTCGCGGTATCGCACGTCGGCAGAGTGCGCTCGAACAATCAGGACTCCGGTTATGCCGGTTCCTCGCTGTTCCTCGTCGCCGACGGAATGGGCGGGCACGCAGGCGGTGATGTGGCGTCGGCGATCGCGACCACCCGCATCAAGGAGATCGACCACGACTATCCGACGGCGGAAGACGCGCAGATAGCGCTGCAGTCCGCCTTGCTGGCGGCGAACGGGCTGCTCGCCGAGACCGTGTTCGAGCATCCCGAGCTCACGGGCATGGGCACCACGGTCAGCGCGCTGATGCGCGTCGACGACAAGATGGCCATCGCTCACATCGGCGACTCGCGCATCTACCTGTTGCGCGACGGCGCGCTGCAACAGGTCACCACCGACCACACGTTCGTGCAGCGCCTCGTCGACACCGGACGCATCACGGAGGAAGAGGCGCTCACCCACCCGCGCCGCAGTGTTCTCATGCGGGTGCTCGGCGACGTCGACTCGTCGCCGGAGATCGACACCTGGACCGTGGATCTCATGCCGGGCGATCGATGGCTGATCTGCTCCGACGGCCTGAGCGGCGTGGTGAGGCCGGATGCCATCGCGAGCATCCTCGAGAACGTCCAGTCCCCTGCCGCCGCCGCCGACCGCCTGGTGCGCGCCACGCTCGACGGCGGGGCCCCCGACAACGTCACCGTGGTCATCGTCGACGTCGACCGCGACACCCAGGGCGTGTCGGAACCGGTGACGGTGGGATCTGCGGCCGCCCCCGTGGTCTTCTCGCAGGAGCCCGCGACGCACACCAGGGCGCTTCGACTGCCCGCCCTGCGGCTGCACACCCCGAAGCCCGCGACCGGTCCGACGCACTTCGAGCCGCAGACCGACGACTACTTCGACGAGCTCATCGAAGAGGATCAGCGCCGGGCGCGGCGGCGCAAGCTCACCTGGCTGTTGAGCGCCATCCTGCTCGTGGTGGCCATCGTGCTCGCCGCGATCCTCGGCTACGAGTGGACGCAGTCGCGCTACTACGTGGGCGAGTCCAATGGAAAGGTCGCCATCTTCCAGGGCGTGCAGCAGACGTTGGGACCCATCTCGCTCTCCAGCGTCCACGAGAAGACCGACATCCCTGTCGAGAGCCTGAGCGCCTACGAACAGCAGCAGGTCGAAGACACCATCAACGCCGCGTCGCTCGACGACGCGAAACGCATCGTGAATCAGCTCGCAGATGACAGCGCCGGTTAG
- a CDS encoding FHA domain-containing protein FhaB/FipA: MTVSTLTLLVLRIGFLLLLWLFVFAIVYALRSDLFGQRVRKLQDAPASAPAPPTPAARPTVPTPGVAPGAGGPVGTPDHPLAGLARATTGAVATAGRPTQSHQRPPAGEPTSGFSNRPMATVLTANKLVITSGPRRGTEVPLGNEPITIGRSGESGLVIRDDYTSTHHARLMLWNNEWMIQDLDSTNGTFLDGQRVTVPTQVPLDAPVKIGTTTFELRR; this comes from the coding sequence ATGACCGTCAGCACGCTCACTCTTCTGGTGCTGCGCATCGGGTTCCTCCTGCTGCTGTGGCTCTTCGTCTTCGCGATCGTCTACGCGCTGCGCAGCGACCTGTTCGGCCAGCGCGTGCGCAAGCTGCAGGACGCCCCGGCCTCCGCCCCCGCACCCCCGACGCCCGCCGCTCGCCCCACCGTCCCGACGCCAGGCGTCGCACCGGGTGCCGGCGGTCCCGTCGGCACCCCTGACCACCCGCTCGCCGGGCTCGCCAGGGCGACCACCGGTGCGGTCGCCACCGCCGGTCGACCGACGCAATCGCATCAGCGGCCGCCCGCCGGTGAACCGACGTCGGGATTCTCGAACCGACCGATGGCCACCGTGCTCACGGCCAACAAGCTGGTCATCACGTCGGGGCCTCGCCGCGGAACCGAGGTGCCGCTCGGCAACGAGCCCATCACCATCGGCCGCTCCGGCGAGTCCGGACTGGTCATCCGCGACGACTACACCTCCACCCACCACGCCCGGCTCATGCTGTGGAACAACGAGTGGATGATCCAAGACCTCGATTCCACCAACGGAACATTCCTCGACGGTCAGCGCGTGACCGTCCCCACCCAGGTTCCGCTCGACGCTCCCGTCAAGATCGGCACGACGACGTTCGAGCTGCGACGGTAG
- a CDS encoding FhaA domain-containing protein, with protein MGILDNFEKGLERAVNGAFAKTFRSGLQPVELTSALRRELDTKAAVVTRDRILAPNDFTLMLAPGDYKRMHAMGPALTDELTAFVQQHARKQHYQFAGGISITMQPDDSLSTGILQVESQNVKSDVSWVPVLDIAGKRYPLAKGRTIVGRGREADITVDDSGTSRKHVEITWDGSHAQVRDLGSTNGSQLNGQSLKKAILEPDSVITIGRTSIVFRVLPQTSARAPRTRQPDDVTRRNDIDGFWQR; from the coding sequence GTGGGCATTCTGGACAACTTCGAGAAGGGCCTCGAACGTGCTGTCAACGGTGCCTTCGCGAAGACGTTCCGTTCGGGTCTGCAGCCGGTCGAACTGACCAGCGCACTGCGCCGTGAGCTCGACACGAAGGCAGCCGTCGTCACCCGCGACCGCATTCTCGCTCCCAACGACTTCACGCTCATGCTCGCCCCCGGCGACTACAAGCGCATGCACGCCATGGGTCCCGCGCTCACCGACGAGCTGACCGCTTTCGTGCAACAGCACGCGCGCAAGCAGCACTACCAGTTCGCGGGCGGCATCTCGATCACGATGCAGCCCGACGACTCGCTCTCCACCGGCATCCTTCAGGTCGAGTCGCAGAACGTGAAGAGCGATGTGTCATGGGTGCCCGTGCTCGACATCGCGGGCAAGCGGTACCCGCTCGCCAAGGGCCGCACCATCGTCGGCCGCGGTCGCGAGGCCGACATCACGGTGGATGACAGCGGCACCTCCCGCAAACACGTCGAGATCACCTGGGACGGTTCGCACGCCCAGGTGCGCGATCTCGGCTCGACGAACGGCTCGCAGCTCAACGGCCAGAGCCTCAAGAAGGCGATTCTCGAGCCGGATTCCGTCATCACCATCGGCCGCACCAGTATCGTGTTCCGCGTGCTGCCGCAGACCTCCGCGCGAGCCCCCAGAACTCGTCAGCCCGATGACGTCACGCGCCGCAATGACATCGACGGGTTCTGGCAGCGATGA
- a CDS encoding DeoD-type purine-nucleoside phosphorylase: MATPHISAEPGDFAPLVLMPGDPRRGRRIAQEFFDDPHLVSEVRSIEGWTGTVDGRPVSVIASGMGQPSLSIYATELFREFGVERIVRVGTTGGLAEGQQLGELVIANAAHTDSAMPGLTLPGVTLSRVPSHRMLEAAVREARDRGLPHRVGPIISSDTFYGSSMEKYRALAAIGTLGVEMEAATLFAIAAAEGKEAAAILTVSDHIFTDEQQSSEDRETGYGAMVRVGLAALFG, translated from the coding sequence ATGGCCACGCCGCACATCTCCGCCGAACCTGGCGACTTCGCACCACTCGTTCTCATGCCGGGCGACCCTCGTCGCGGGCGCCGCATCGCGCAGGAGTTCTTCGACGACCCGCATCTGGTCAGCGAGGTGCGCTCGATCGAGGGCTGGACGGGCACCGTCGACGGCCGGCCGGTCTCGGTGATCGCATCGGGCATGGGGCAGCCGTCGCTGAGCATCTACGCGACCGAGCTCTTCCGTGAGTTCGGCGTCGAGCGCATCGTGCGCGTCGGCACCACCGGCGGCCTCGCCGAGGGGCAGCAGCTGGGCGAACTCGTGATCGCGAACGCCGCGCACACCGACTCCGCGATGCCGGGCCTCACACTGCCAGGGGTCACGCTCAGCCGGGTTCCGAGCCACCGGATGCTCGAGGCCGCCGTGCGCGAAGCACGCGACCGTGGTCTTCCGCATCGCGTCGGGCCGATCATCAGCTCCGACACCTTCTACGGCAGCTCGATGGAGAAGTACCGGGCGCTCGCCGCGATCGGCACGCTCGGCGTCGAGATGGAGGCAGCGACCCTGTTCGCGATCGCCGCGGCCGAAGGCAAGGAGGCAGCCGCGATCCTCACGGTGAGCGACCACATCTTCACCGACGAACAGCAGAGCTCCGAGGATCGCGAGACCGGGTATGGCGCGATGGTGCGGGTCGGGCTGGCGGCACTGTTCGGGTGA
- a CDS encoding zinc-dependent alcohol dehydrogenase family protein — protein MRAVIYDRIGERPTLIELPVPACPVDGAVVRVEATGVCRSDWHAWRGHDPVPLPIVPGHEFAGVVAEVGATVTRFAPGDRVTAPFVNGCGRCEWCLRGEAQVCPEQTQPGFTRDGSFAEYVVVTAADTNLVALPDSVGMDAAAALGCRFATAFRALTAGAHVAPDDEVAVFGCGGVGLSAVMIAAALGARVTAADVSDAALARARELGASHTIRVDERNVSAPRVAPSAPGTNTGTATISLEQGVIAATNGGAHVTVDALGSAGTAASAVRSLRRRGTHVQVGLMLGENATAPLPWDRVIAWELTVAGSHGMSARDYQGMLDLIVHGRLDPARLIGSTTDLAGAIDALTAMDSPRPASAGIVIARP, from the coding sequence ATGCGCGCGGTGATCTACGACCGGATCGGCGAGCGTCCGACGCTCATCGAGCTCCCTGTTCCCGCCTGCCCGGTCGACGGCGCAGTGGTGCGGGTCGAGGCGACGGGAGTATGCCGCTCCGACTGGCACGCCTGGCGCGGGCACGATCCTGTGCCGCTGCCTATCGTGCCCGGCCACGAGTTCGCCGGCGTCGTCGCCGAAGTCGGAGCGACCGTGACGCGTTTCGCCCCGGGCGACCGGGTCACGGCTCCCTTCGTGAACGGCTGCGGCCGCTGCGAGTGGTGCCTCCGCGGCGAGGCCCAGGTGTGCCCGGAGCAGACCCAGCCGGGTTTCACCCGCGACGGCTCGTTCGCCGAGTACGTCGTCGTGACCGCAGCCGACACGAATCTGGTCGCACTCCCCGACTCGGTGGGCATGGATGCCGCAGCAGCCCTCGGCTGCCGCTTCGCGACCGCCTTCCGCGCCCTCACGGCGGGTGCGCACGTGGCTCCCGACGACGAGGTCGCCGTCTTCGGATGCGGGGGTGTCGGCCTCTCCGCCGTGATGATCGCGGCGGCCCTCGGCGCCCGTGTCACCGCTGCCGATGTATCGGATGCCGCCCTCGCACGTGCACGCGAGCTCGGTGCGAGTCACACGATCCGCGTCGATGAACGGAACGTGTCCGCACCGCGTGTCGCACCATCCGCTCCAGGCACGAACACGGGCACAGCCACGATCTCCCTCGAGCAAGGCGTCATCGCAGCGACGAACGGGGGCGCCCACGTCACCGTCGACGCGCTCGGATCGGCCGGCACCGCGGCATCCGCCGTGCGCAGCCTGCGTCGACGCGGAACGCACGTGCAGGTCGGGCTCATGCTCGGCGAGAACGCGACGGCGCCCCTGCCGTGGGACCGCGTCATCGCATGGGAGCTCACGGTGGCGGGATCGCACGGCATGAGTGCGCGCGACTACCAGGGGATGCTCGACCTCATCGTGCACGGTCGGCTCGACCCTGCGCGCCTCATCGGATCGACGACCGACCTCGCCGGCGCCATCGACGCGCTGACGGCCATGGATTCCCCACGGCCGGCATCCGCGGGCATCGTCATCGCGCGCCCGTGA
- a CDS encoding anthrone oxygenase family protein, whose product MNDPLGAAALVAAIVSTGLLAGVFQLYAFAIMPGLRRTDDGTFVVAFAAVDRAIVNPWFLLVIFFGAPVLTAIALVTGWGSASTAWAAGALAATVVCVVITVAVHLPSNNALKAAAGAGTVDATGIRGAFREARWAAWNVVRAVLSTAATISLGVGLAQ is encoded by the coding sequence ATGAACGATCCCCTCGGTGCCGCCGCCCTCGTGGCGGCGATCGTCTCGACCGGCCTGCTGGCCGGGGTGTTCCAGCTCTACGCGTTCGCGATCATGCCCGGACTGCGGCGCACCGACGACGGCACCTTCGTCGTTGCGTTCGCCGCCGTCGACAGGGCGATCGTGAATCCGTGGTTCCTGCTCGTCATCTTCTTCGGCGCCCCCGTGCTGACAGCGATCGCGCTCGTCACCGGCTGGGGATCCGCGAGCACCGCGTGGGCGGCCGGCGCGCTCGCCGCGACCGTCGTCTGCGTGGTGATCACCGTGGCGGTGCACCTGCCGTCGAACAACGCGCTGAAGGCGGCAGCGGGCGCCGGGACCGTGGATGCCACGGGCATCCGTGGCGCGTTCCGCGAAGCACGGTGGGCGGCATGGAACGTCGTGCGCGCCGTGCTCAGCACGGCGGCGACGATCAGTCTCGGAGTGGGGCTGGCGCAGTGA